A region from the Peromyscus maniculatus bairdii isolate BWxNUB_F1_BW_parent chromosome 5, HU_Pman_BW_mat_3.1, whole genome shotgun sequence genome encodes:
- the Kiaa0513 gene encoding uncharacterized protein KIAA0513 homolog isoform X2, which translates to MEAPEVPVGSLIDFGTEPPTSPPLEAAPSILQDPDGSLGDGASESETTESADSENDMGESPSHPSWDQDRRSSSNESFSSNQSADSAPDEETLALREFMRSYVEKIFSGGEDLDQEEKAKFGEYCSGEDGKGREWFARFVSAQRCKSKCVSEPTFYRLVQSFAVVLFECHQMDDFGPAKNLMTMCFTYYHLGKPQLLPAEPREKPAGSIDSYLKSANSWLAEKKDIAERLLKNTENMKGFFGGLETKLKGPLARKNEEDENKPKDRQLKTVTVISPEDEQKGEKVYLYTHLKQQPIWHTSRFWNAAFFDAVHCERRKRSPTTREKWCHMTQEERDDSLRFNENITFGQLGTFTHNMLAFGLNKKLCSDFLKKQAVIGNLDEEQYKLLSDHIEQMATE; encoded by the exons ATGGAGGCCCCAGAAGTCCCTGTGGGCTCCCTGATTGACTTTGGGACCGAACCACCTACGTCCCCTCCCCTGGAGGCAGCACCTTCAATACTCCAGGACCCAGATGGCTCCCTGGGTGATGGTGCATCTGAAAGTGAGACCACTGAGTCTGCAGACAGTGAGAATGACATGGGCGAGTCACCGTCACACCCATCCTGGGACCAAGACCGCCGCTCGTCCTCCAATGAGTCCTTCTCCTCCAATCAGAGTGCTGATTCAGCCCCAGACGAGGAGACCCTGGCACTTCGAGAGTTCATGCGCAGCTACGTAGAGAAGATCTTCTCTGGAGG GGAGGACTTGGACCAGGAAGAGAAAGCCAAGTTTGGAGAGTACTGCAGTGGTGAAGACGGGAAAGGCCGTGAGTGGTTTGCACGGTTTGTGAGCGCACAG CGCTGCAAGTCCAAGTGTGTGTCTGAACCAACCTTCTACCGCCTGGTGCAGTCCTTCGCAGTGGTGCTGTTTGA GTGCCACCAGATGGATGACTTTGGACCTGCCAAGAACCTCATGACCATGTGCTTCACCTACTACCATCTGG gCAAACCGCAGCTGCTCCCTGCAGAGCCCAGGGAGAAGCCAGCTGGCAGCATTGACTCCTACCTGAAGTCAGCCAACAGCTGGCTGGCAGAGAAGAAAGACATTGCTGAGCGGCTGCTGAAGAACACGGAGAACATGAAGGGCttctttggggggctggagaCCAAGCTGAAAGGACCACTGGCCAGGAAAAACGA GGAAGATGAAAACAAACCTAAGGACAGACAGCTGAAGACTG TGACTGTGATCAGCCCTGAAGATGAACAGAAGGGGGAGAAGGTTTACCTGTACACGCATCTGAAGCAGCAGCCCATCTG GCACACGTCAAGGTTCTGGAATGCGGCCTTCTTTGATGCTGTCCACTGTGAGAGGCGGAAGCGATCTCCCACCACCAG AGAGAAATGGTGCCACATGACCCAGGAAGAGCGGGATGACAGCCTGCGGTTCAATGAGAACATCACCTTCGGGCAGCTCGG CACGTTCACCCACAACATGCTGGCCTTTGGCCTGAACAAGAAGCTGTGCAGTGACTTCCTGAAGAAGCAGGCTGTGATTGGCAACCTGGATGAGG AGCAATACAAGCTGCTAAGTGACCACATTGAACAAATGGCCACAGAATAG
- the Kiaa0513 gene encoding uncharacterized protein KIAA0513 homolog isoform X1: protein MEAPEVPVGSLIDFGTEPPTSPPLEAAPSILQDPDGSLGDGASESETTESADSENDMGESPSHPSWDQDRRSSSNESFSSNQSADSAPDEETLALREFMRSYVEKIFSGGEDLDQEEKAKFGEYCSGEDGKGREWFARFVSAQRCKSKCVSEPTFYRLVQSFAVVLFECHQMDDFGPAKNLMTMCFTYYHLGKPQLLPAEPREKPAGSIDSYLKSANSWLAEKKDIAERLLKNTENMKGFFGGLETKLKGPLARKNEEDENKPKDRQLKTVTVISPEDEQKGEKVYLYTHLKQQPIWHTSRFWNAAFFDAVHCERRKRSPTTRGDAGEQEEKREKWCHMTQEERDDSLRFNENITFGQLGTFTHNMLAFGLNKKLCSDFLKKQAVIGNLDEEQYKLLSDHIEQMATE, encoded by the exons ATGGAGGCCCCAGAAGTCCCTGTGGGCTCCCTGATTGACTTTGGGACCGAACCACCTACGTCCCCTCCCCTGGAGGCAGCACCTTCAATACTCCAGGACCCAGATGGCTCCCTGGGTGATGGTGCATCTGAAAGTGAGACCACTGAGTCTGCAGACAGTGAGAATGACATGGGCGAGTCACCGTCACACCCATCCTGGGACCAAGACCGCCGCTCGTCCTCCAATGAGTCCTTCTCCTCCAATCAGAGTGCTGATTCAGCCCCAGACGAGGAGACCCTGGCACTTCGAGAGTTCATGCGCAGCTACGTAGAGAAGATCTTCTCTGGAGG GGAGGACTTGGACCAGGAAGAGAAAGCCAAGTTTGGAGAGTACTGCAGTGGTGAAGACGGGAAAGGCCGTGAGTGGTTTGCACGGTTTGTGAGCGCACAG CGCTGCAAGTCCAAGTGTGTGTCTGAACCAACCTTCTACCGCCTGGTGCAGTCCTTCGCAGTGGTGCTGTTTGA GTGCCACCAGATGGATGACTTTGGACCTGCCAAGAACCTCATGACCATGTGCTTCACCTACTACCATCTGG gCAAACCGCAGCTGCTCCCTGCAGAGCCCAGGGAGAAGCCAGCTGGCAGCATTGACTCCTACCTGAAGTCAGCCAACAGCTGGCTGGCAGAGAAGAAAGACATTGCTGAGCGGCTGCTGAAGAACACGGAGAACATGAAGGGCttctttggggggctggagaCCAAGCTGAAAGGACCACTGGCCAGGAAAAACGA GGAAGATGAAAACAAACCTAAGGACAGACAGCTGAAGACTG TGACTGTGATCAGCCCTGAAGATGAACAGAAGGGGGAGAAGGTTTACCTGTACACGCATCTGAAGCAGCAGCCCATCTG GCACACGTCAAGGTTCTGGAATGCGGCCTTCTTTGATGCTGTCCACTGTGAGAGGCGGAAGCGATCTCCCACCACCAG AGGGGATGctggagagcaggaggagaagag AGAGAAATGGTGCCACATGACCCAGGAAGAGCGGGATGACAGCCTGCGGTTCAATGAGAACATCACCTTCGGGCAGCTCGG CACGTTCACCCACAACATGCTGGCCTTTGGCCTGAACAAGAAGCTGTGCAGTGACTTCCTGAAGAAGCAGGCTGTGATTGGCAACCTGGATGAGG AGCAATACAAGCTGCTAAGTGACCACATTGAACAAATGGCCACAGAATAG